The Musa acuminata AAA Group cultivar baxijiao chromosome BXJ1-3, Cavendish_Baxijiao_AAA, whole genome shotgun sequence genome window below encodes:
- the LOC103979161 gene encoding F-box protein At3g26010 isoform X3: MSDDVCFEILARLPVEALFRFSCVSREWHRLISDDYLRWRLPLLASAVFYRCGDGESEKPRFACTSRGSLRECSLEFFPFHRSSAIVDCCHGLLLSYSSFHSMFYVVSPITMRWVELPRPPKRAQLSVLAFDPRHSSEYKVVAFTGWLPRGAELMVFASETGRWAERSVQWGLDPDAMTTTLRYFAGTLYILAHPNYAVAVDLGDDSVCRLIELPEAMKHGARLDMSAGGLQYACNDGGRLRVWMHNESSGGGWVLKHSVNVNGAVVALHPEREVAYLRADWKLVSYDLRKNKVEEVLEMEEERETACYVVNMWLFPFSRHMSDCLATRTVVEAYPSDVKEYSV, encoded by the coding sequence ATGAGCGACGACGTGTGCTTTGAGATCCTCGCCAGGCTCCCCGTCGAGGCCCTGTTCCGATTTAGCTGCGTCTCCAGGGAATGGCACCGCCTTATCTCCGACGACTACCTCCGGTGGCGGCTTCCCCTTCTCGCCTCCGCTGTCTTCTACCGCTGCGGCGATGGCGAGAGCGAGAAGCCCCGGTTCGCGTGCACGTCCCGCGGCAGCCTCCGTGAATGCAGCCTCGAGTTCTTCCCCTTCCATCGGAGCTCCGCCATCGTCGACTGCTGCCACGGCCTGCTGCTCTCCTACTCGAGCTTCCACTCCATGTTCTACGTCGTCAGCCCCATCACCATGAGATGGGTTGAGCTGCCGCGGCCCCCCAAGAGAGCGCAACTCTCGGTGCTCGCCTTCGACCCCCGGCACTCCTCGGAGTACAAGGTGGTCGCCTTCACCGGCTGGCTCCCGCGGGGCGCCGAGCTCATGGTCTTCGCGTCGGAAACCGGGAGGTGGGCCGAGCGCAGCGTGCAGTGGGGGCTCGACCCCGACGCCATGACCACCACGTTGCGGTACTTCGCGGGGACCCTCTATATCCTGGCCCACCCGAACTACGCCGTGGCGGTCGACCTCGGCGACGACAGCGTGTGCCGTCTGATCGAGCTGCCGGAGGCCATGAAGCATGGGGCGCGTCTCGACATGTCCGCCGGCGGTCTGCAATACGCCTGCAACGACGGCGGTCGGCTCAGGGTGTGGATGCACAACGAGTCGAGCGGTGGTGGGTGGGTGCTGAAGCACAGCGTCAACGTTAATGGAGCAGTAGTGGCGCTGCATCCGGAGAGGGAGGTGGCGTACCTGAGGGCGGACTGGAAGCTCGTATCGTATGATCTGAGGAAGAACAAGGTCGAGGAGGtgttggagatggaggaggagagggagacggCATGCTATGTGGTAAACATGTGGTTATTTCCTTTCTCGCGGCACATGTCGGATTGCTTGGCCACAAGGACGGTGGTGGAGGCATATCCAAGTGATGTGAAGGAATACAGTGTGTGA
- the LOC103979161 gene encoding F-box protein At3g26010 isoform X2, translated as MRLNPKGIASSPMYNLDGDREQSGGAIGLFSEATMSDDVCFEILARLPVEALFRFSCVSREWHRLISDDYLRWRLPLLASAVFYRCGDGESEKPRFACTSRGSLRECSLEFFPFHRSSAIVDCCHGLLLSYSSFHSMFYVVSPITMRWVELPRPPKRAQLSVLAFDPRHSSEYKVVAFTGWLPRGAELMVFASETGRWAERSVQWGLDPDAMTTTLRYFAGTLYILAHPNYAVAVDLGDDSVCRLIELPEAMKHGARLDMSAGGLQYACNDGGRLRVWMHNESSGGGWVLKHSVNVNGAVVALHPEREVAYLRADWKLVSYDLRKNKVEEVLEMEEERETACYVVNMWLFPFSRHMSDCLATRTVVEAYPSDVKEYSV; from the exons ATGAGATTGAATCCGAAAGGTATAGCCTCCTCTCCGATGTATAATTTAGATGGAGATCGAGAGCAGAGTGGAGGAGCCATAGGACTCTTcag TGAAGCCACCATGAGCGACGACGTGTGCTTTGAGATCCTCGCCAGGCTCCCCGTCGAGGCCCTGTTCCGATTTAGCTGCGTCTCCAGGGAATGGCACCGCCTTATCTCCGACGACTACCTCCGGTGGCGGCTTCCCCTTCTCGCCTCCGCTGTCTTCTACCGCTGCGGCGATGGCGAGAGCGAGAAGCCCCGGTTCGCGTGCACGTCCCGCGGCAGCCTCCGTGAATGCAGCCTCGAGTTCTTCCCCTTCCATCGGAGCTCCGCCATCGTCGACTGCTGCCACGGCCTGCTGCTCTCCTACTCGAGCTTCCACTCCATGTTCTACGTCGTCAGCCCCATCACCATGAGATGGGTTGAGCTGCCGCGGCCCCCCAAGAGAGCGCAACTCTCGGTGCTCGCCTTCGACCCCCGGCACTCCTCGGAGTACAAGGTGGTCGCCTTCACCGGCTGGCTCCCGCGGGGCGCCGAGCTCATGGTCTTCGCGTCGGAAACCGGGAGGTGGGCCGAGCGCAGCGTGCAGTGGGGGCTCGACCCCGACGCCATGACCACCACGTTGCGGTACTTCGCGGGGACCCTCTATATCCTGGCCCACCCGAACTACGCCGTGGCGGTCGACCTCGGCGACGACAGCGTGTGCCGTCTGATCGAGCTGCCGGAGGCCATGAAGCATGGGGCGCGTCTCGACATGTCCGCCGGCGGTCTGCAATACGCCTGCAACGACGGCGGTCGGCTCAGGGTGTGGATGCACAACGAGTCGAGCGGTGGTGGGTGGGTGCTGAAGCACAGCGTCAACGTTAATGGAGCAGTAGTGGCGCTGCATCCGGAGAGGGAGGTGGCGTACCTGAGGGCGGACTGGAAGCTCGTATCGTATGATCTGAGGAAGAACAAGGTCGAGGAGGtgttggagatggaggaggagagggagacggCATGCTATGTGGTAAACATGTGGTTATTTCCTTTCTCGCGGCACATGTCGGATTGCTTGGCCACAAGGACGGTGGTGGAGGCATATCCAAGTGATGTGAAGGAATACAGTGTGTGA
- the LOC103979161 gene encoding F-box protein At3g26010 isoform X1: MRLNPKGIASSPMYNLDGDREQSGGAIGLFSSEATMSDDVCFEILARLPVEALFRFSCVSREWHRLISDDYLRWRLPLLASAVFYRCGDGESEKPRFACTSRGSLRECSLEFFPFHRSSAIVDCCHGLLLSYSSFHSMFYVVSPITMRWVELPRPPKRAQLSVLAFDPRHSSEYKVVAFTGWLPRGAELMVFASETGRWAERSVQWGLDPDAMTTTLRYFAGTLYILAHPNYAVAVDLGDDSVCRLIELPEAMKHGARLDMSAGGLQYACNDGGRLRVWMHNESSGGGWVLKHSVNVNGAVVALHPEREVAYLRADWKLVSYDLRKNKVEEVLEMEEERETACYVVNMWLFPFSRHMSDCLATRTVVEAYPSDVKEYSV, from the exons ATGAGATTGAATCCGAAAGGTATAGCCTCCTCTCCGATGTATAATTTAGATGGAGATCGAGAGCAGAGTGGAGGAGCCATAGGACTCTTcag CAGTGAAGCCACCATGAGCGACGACGTGTGCTTTGAGATCCTCGCCAGGCTCCCCGTCGAGGCCCTGTTCCGATTTAGCTGCGTCTCCAGGGAATGGCACCGCCTTATCTCCGACGACTACCTCCGGTGGCGGCTTCCCCTTCTCGCCTCCGCTGTCTTCTACCGCTGCGGCGATGGCGAGAGCGAGAAGCCCCGGTTCGCGTGCACGTCCCGCGGCAGCCTCCGTGAATGCAGCCTCGAGTTCTTCCCCTTCCATCGGAGCTCCGCCATCGTCGACTGCTGCCACGGCCTGCTGCTCTCCTACTCGAGCTTCCACTCCATGTTCTACGTCGTCAGCCCCATCACCATGAGATGGGTTGAGCTGCCGCGGCCCCCCAAGAGAGCGCAACTCTCGGTGCTCGCCTTCGACCCCCGGCACTCCTCGGAGTACAAGGTGGTCGCCTTCACCGGCTGGCTCCCGCGGGGCGCCGAGCTCATGGTCTTCGCGTCGGAAACCGGGAGGTGGGCCGAGCGCAGCGTGCAGTGGGGGCTCGACCCCGACGCCATGACCACCACGTTGCGGTACTTCGCGGGGACCCTCTATATCCTGGCCCACCCGAACTACGCCGTGGCGGTCGACCTCGGCGACGACAGCGTGTGCCGTCTGATCGAGCTGCCGGAGGCCATGAAGCATGGGGCGCGTCTCGACATGTCCGCCGGCGGTCTGCAATACGCCTGCAACGACGGCGGTCGGCTCAGGGTGTGGATGCACAACGAGTCGAGCGGTGGTGGGTGGGTGCTGAAGCACAGCGTCAACGTTAATGGAGCAGTAGTGGCGCTGCATCCGGAGAGGGAGGTGGCGTACCTGAGGGCGGACTGGAAGCTCGTATCGTATGATCTGAGGAAGAACAAGGTCGAGGAGGtgttggagatggaggaggagagggagacggCATGCTATGTGGTAAACATGTGGTTATTTCCTTTCTCGCGGCACATGTCGGATTGCTTGGCCACAAGGACGGTGGTGGAGGCATATCCAAGTGATGTGAAGGAATACAGTGTGTGA